From a single Onychomys torridus chromosome 9, mOncTor1.1, whole genome shotgun sequence genomic region:
- the Mrpl52 gene encoding 39S ribosomal protein L52, mitochondrial has product MAGPGMENHIQDVGFRLSRQRRAGPRGHAHFRPLCCGMAALGIWLSRGVRRLHCSAAARAGSRWRLEQGLAANPSGYGPLTELPDWSFADGRPAPPMKGQLRRKVQREKLARRVVLLTQEMDAGLQAWKLRQQKLEEERKQENGLKPKGILLRSPLPHQ; this is encoded by the exons ATGGCGGGGCCCGGGATGGAGAACCACATTCAAGATGTCGGCTTCCGGCTTTCCCGGCAGCGTCGCGCGGGGCCGCGGGGCCACGCCCACTTCCGGCCCCTTTGCTGCGGCATGGCTGCGTTGGGGATTTGGCTGTCCA GAGGTGTCCGGAGGTTGCACTGCAGTGCAGCGGCCCGGGCCGGCAGCCGGTGGCGACTCGA GCAGGGACTGGCTGCCAACCCTTCCGGCTATGGGCCCCTCACGGAGCTTCCTGACTGGTCTTTCGCCG ATGGCCGCCCTGCTCCCCCAATGAAAGGCCAGCTTCGAAGAAAAGTTCAAAGGGAAAAGCTTGCA AGGCGAGTTGTACTGCTGACACAGGAAATggatgctggattacaggcatggaagCTGAGGCAACAGaagttggaggaagaaaggaagcaggaaaatggTCTTAAACCCAAAGGGATTTTACTGAGAAGTCCACTTCCACATCAATAA